CATTTACCGGTCTTTTTTGAGGGAAACGGAAGTTCCCGACAGCGCGGCCAGATACGTTTCCGTATATCTGATTCTGCCGTTGTACACGCCGAGCCGCACGACGAGGCTGTCGGTAGCGCCGCGCATACCTTCCATTCCGGGAAACACGAAATTTCCCAGAGAATACGCGATCAGCGAACTGCCGTACCGTTCGACCGGCTGCAGAACGTGCGGATGGGAACCGAACACAACGTCCGCGCCGGCATCGCACAAACCCGTATAAAACGTTTTCTGAGCGGCGGACGGCGTAAACACGTACTCTTCTCCGCCGTGTACGTTGACGATTACGAAAAACCCTTTTTCCTTTTCGGCGCGCACCAAATCGAACACGTCGTCCGACTGCCACAAAATGCCCGCGCGGTCTGCACGTGCGGCCGCGTCGCGCTGACCGCTGAACCCGGATCGTTCCACCGGATACGCACCGCACGATAAAATCGCGACGGGCAGTCCGCGCACCGTCGTATGATAAAACCGCCGCGCTTCGTCCGCCGAGCTGCCGGCACCGGATGTCGGAATGCCGTATTCGGCAAGCGCGGCGAGCGTATCGGTAAAACCCTGCAAACCGTAATCGAACGAATGGTTGTTCGTAACCATAAGATACGTAAAGCCCGCTTCCCGTAAGGCAGGCAGTATTTTTTTATTGAATTTAAACGTATACGTTTTAACCGCTTTCGCAGTGCCACCCGTTACCGCACCTTCAAGATTTCCGATCAGAATGTCGTTCGCGCGCAGCACCGGAAGCGTATCCGTAAACACTTTTTCAACGCCGCCGTCCTTGAGCAGCAGCGCCTCCACGCCGCGGCCAGCCATGATATCACCTACGGCTGCGATGAACGCCGTTTCCGGACGGGCAGGCTGCGCGTCCGCCGCCGCAAAAACCGCGTCGAGCCAGTGCGTCAGCGGAATTTTCAGTTTTTCCGGCAGCGGCAGACAATACGTTCCTTCGGCGTACGTAACGGAAACGGCGGGATACGATTCGTCTCCCGCGTATTTCCAATCCATCGGCAGCGCGGCCGCCCCGTCGGGAACGGCGGATTCCGCATACAGGGAAACGCTTTCCCGCCCGTCCGCGCCGCGTTCCACAATCGGAAACAGCGGCTCTTCACTCAGCGTATACCGGAAGCGCAAGCCATCTTCCGGAACCGGATCGGTACGGGAGGCGGAAACTCCGAGCCCGCCCGTCTCCGTCCGCACGTCTATCCGGAGCGCGACGGGAAACGTCCCGTTCGTTCCGTTCGCCCCTTTCAGCCCCTTCGCCCCGGAACCGTCGGGCGAATCCACCCGGACGAACCGTTCGGGCAAAGAGACGGTT
This sequence is a window from Treponema brennaborense DSM 12168. Protein-coding genes within it:
- a CDS encoding CapA family protein — translated: MNMLKRMLPAAAGFAVGAAFVCFAFAYKNARAVYGVYIDPLLTERCGTVSLPERFVRVDSPDGSGAKGLKGANGTNGTFPVALRIDVRTETGGLGVSASRTDPVPEDGLRFRYTLSEEPLFPIVERGADGRESVSLYAESAVPDGAAALPMDWKYAGDESYPAVSVTYAEGTYCLPLPEKLKIPLTHWLDAVFAAADAQPARPETAFIAAVGDIMAGRGVEALLLKDGGVEKVFTDTLPVLRANDILIGNLEGAVTGGTAKAVKTYTFKFNKKILPALREAGFTYLMVTNNHSFDYGLQGFTDTLAALAEYGIPTSGAGSSADEARRFYHTTVRGLPVAILSCGAYPVERSGFSGQRDAAARADRAGILWQSDDVFDLVRAEKEKGFFVIVNVHGGEEYVFTPSAAQKTFYTGLCDAGADVVFGSHPHVLQPVERYGSSLIAYSLGNFVFPGMEGMRGATDSLVVRLGVYNGRIRYTETYLAALSGTSVSLKKDR